Proteins from one Candidatus Eisenbacteria bacterium genomic window:
- a CDS encoding DUF3943 domain-containing protein, translating into MIRGFFAAALAQALLALLVLPAPSAACTLCPPPVDPLRMLAASSDTVPGASTVLRASSALDVEPLPVEAGSPGSLERPPPAAEGFGPKFRRAWLPITCGELALLGITAALPKSWTGWSATFVQDGADNLGEAWTKPPVMDDDGWFHNYVGHPYGGSVYYNSVRSQGATVPESFLTNLVLSTQWEYIFEAVAERPSIQDLVITPVVGSVLGELIHRTTTRLRRNGTTTFEKVFIAVLNPAGAILGGD; encoded by the coding sequence ATGATTCGAGGGTTCTTCGCCGCGGCGCTGGCGCAGGCACTCCTGGCACTCCTGGTGCTGCCAGCCCCATCGGCCGCCTGCACGCTCTGTCCGCCACCCGTCGATCCGCTTCGGATGCTGGCGGCGTCGAGCGATACGGTTCCCGGAGCATCGACGGTGCTTCGAGCGTCGTCGGCCCTCGACGTGGAACCCCTCCCCGTGGAAGCCGGGAGCCCCGGATCGCTGGAGCGCCCGCCGCCGGCCGCGGAGGGTTTCGGCCCGAAGTTTCGCCGGGCGTGGCTACCGATCACCTGCGGTGAGCTCGCGCTCCTCGGGATCACCGCCGCCCTCCCGAAAAGCTGGACGGGATGGTCCGCCACGTTCGTCCAGGACGGCGCCGACAATCTGGGTGAAGCGTGGACGAAGCCACCCGTCATGGACGACGACGGGTGGTTCCACAACTATGTCGGTCATCCGTACGGTGGGAGCGTCTACTACAACTCCGTCCGCAGCCAGGGTGCCACCGTGCCGGAGTCCTTCCTGACCAACCTCGTGCTCTCGACGCAGTGGGAGTACATCTTCGAAGCCGTGGCCGAGCGGCCGAGCATTCAGGATCTCGTCATCACGCCCGTCGTCGGATCGGTTCTTGGGGAGCTGATCCATCGCACGACCACACGGCTGCGCCGGAACGGTACGACAACCTTCGAGAAGGTCTTCATTGCCGTGTTGAACCCGGCGGGCGCGATTCTGGGAGGGGACTGA